In Sphingomonas phyllosphaerae, one DNA window encodes the following:
- a CDS encoding chemotaxis protein CheW, which yields MSVAGDVQAVVFGLGREKFALPAGSVREILDHRHASAIPNGPSWLVGLTDVRDRAVPLVDLRVRLGLAGADATPATRILVVDVPICGRNLTLGLVVDRVLDVSSFPAAEIEAPPDIGVRWRSEYIRGVVRRLDGFVVLLATDGIFLAEEDALVLPDVARAA from the coding sequence ATGAGCGTTGCCGGAGACGTCCAGGCGGTCGTGTTCGGCTTGGGACGAGAGAAGTTCGCTTTGCCGGCCGGATCGGTGCGGGAGATTCTCGATCATCGTCACGCCTCAGCCATTCCCAACGGACCGTCGTGGCTGGTCGGGTTGACCGACGTGCGCGATCGGGCGGTGCCGCTGGTGGACCTTCGGGTCCGCCTCGGCCTCGCCGGCGCGGACGCCACACCCGCCACCCGCATACTGGTGGTCGACGTGCCCATCTGCGGAAGGAACCTGACTCTGGGGTTGGTCGTGGATCGGGTCCTCGATGTCAGCAGCTTCCCCGCCGCCGAGATCGAGGCGCCGCCCGACATCGGCGTGCGCTGGCGATCCGAATACATACGGGGCGTCGTACGCCGCCTCGACGGGTTCGTGGTGCTACTTGCGACCGACGGCATCTTCTTGGCGGAAGAGGATGCGCTCGTCCTCCCGGACGTCGCCCGCGCGGCTTGA
- a CDS encoding Rrf2 family transcriptional regulator: MDARLSRMLHLLIHMGRMEGPLTSEAAAMMLGTNPVVVRRTMAGLREVGIVSSTRGHGGGWSLTRALDDLTMLDVHQALGENRIFALGPADPNATCLVEQAVNGSLESALREAEALLFRRLSEVTLADIAADFDHRLAEMAPEELAMRGHGVSTT; this comes from the coding sequence ATGGACGCGCGCCTATCGAGAATGCTGCACTTGCTCATCCACATGGGCAGGATGGAGGGACCGCTGACGTCGGAGGCTGCGGCAATGATGCTCGGGACCAACCCCGTGGTCGTGCGCCGGACCATGGCAGGGCTGCGTGAGGTCGGCATCGTCAGCTCGACCAGGGGGCATGGCGGCGGATGGTCGCTGACCCGTGCTCTTGACGATCTTACCATGCTCGACGTGCATCAAGCGCTGGGCGAGAACCGCATCTTCGCGCTGGGTCCCGCCGATCCTAACGCAACCTGCCTAGTAGAACAGGCCGTCAACGGCTCTCTGGAGAGCGCACTGCGCGAGGCTGAGGCCTTGCTATTCCGACGTCTGTCCGAGGTGACCCTGGCGGACATCGCGGCGGACTTCGACCACCGCCTGGCGGAAATGGCGCCAGAAGAGCTCGCAATGCGAGGGCACGGCGTGTCTACCACCTAG
- a CDS encoding CHAT domain-containing protein: protein MGSERYRRELATLTKNIGKLRSEIAKHEEKVLAARSRVARLRASEQRTSSKATKDSYRRQADTDDKKAAAVERVIGTLTANLAELLTKQGQKEESLRIAERTEQKIRDRDADALARKEKAAEMARERAEKTRQANEKALQRRQDRENLRRRRTDLEHAREIGRLSSKTVRHILVRPPEPDLLRILYLTASPVTHGLEHLRVDVEVNHVLKALRSAKHARLIDFQHRPAATVQDLTDGLNDVRPHVVHFSGHAGDGLLFDRADCQGAADQLLRYEAVANLLEATDQRPKLVVLNACDTVRGVERLLEVAPVVIATSDAIGDAASTIFAVNFYAAIAAAQSIGHAADQAREMVASALQLGRDMLTVATAEGVDARAVTLIRPADKPRCKSRKLSTAILLTDTFLKGDNGLSEVQEVKRF, encoded by the coding sequence GTGGGATCGGAACGGTATCGACGGGAACTTGCCACACTGACGAAGAACATCGGCAAGCTCCGTTCCGAGATCGCCAAGCATGAGGAGAAGGTTCTCGCTGCTCGCTCCAGAGTCGCGAGACTTCGCGCGTCCGAACAGCGGACGTCCTCGAAGGCAACCAAGGACAGCTATCGTCGGCAAGCCGATACGGATGACAAGAAAGCTGCCGCCGTGGAGAGGGTCATCGGTACGCTAACAGCCAATCTCGCAGAATTGCTTACCAAGCAGGGACAAAAGGAAGAGAGCCTTCGGATTGCCGAGCGGACGGAGCAGAAGATACGTGATCGCGACGCGGACGCACTCGCCCGCAAGGAGAAGGCAGCGGAGATGGCTCGCGAAAGGGCCGAGAAAACGCGACAGGCCAATGAGAAGGCGTTGCAGCGGAGACAGGATCGCGAGAATCTCCGGAGGCGACGAACAGACTTGGAGCACGCTCGAGAGATAGGTCGACTTTCAAGCAAAACCGTCCGTCACATCCTCGTTCGTCCTCCCGAACCGGATTTGCTCCGGATCCTTTACCTGACCGCTAGTCCCGTCACCCATGGGCTTGAGCACTTGCGCGTCGATGTGGAGGTCAATCATGTGTTGAAAGCTTTGCGTTCCGCCAAGCACGCAAGGCTCATCGACTTTCAGCACCGTCCCGCCGCCACGGTGCAGGATCTCACCGATGGGCTCAACGACGTGCGACCGCACGTGGTCCACTTTTCCGGTCACGCCGGCGATGGCCTTCTATTCGACCGGGCCGATTGCCAAGGAGCCGCCGACCAGCTCCTGCGGTACGAAGCCGTGGCAAACCTGCTGGAGGCTACGGATCAGAGACCGAAGCTCGTAGTATTAAACGCCTGCGACACGGTGCGCGGGGTCGAGCGTCTGCTCGAGGTCGCACCTGTAGTGATCGCTACGAGCGACGCAATTGGCGATGCTGCTTCAACGATTTTCGCCGTCAACTTCTACGCCGCTATAGCAGCTGCTCAGAGCATCGGCCATGCCGCGGATCAGGCTCGCGAGATGGTGGCCTCCGCGCTGCAGTTGGGCCGCGATATGCTCACCGTCGCGACGGCAGAAGGCGTGGACGCCAGAGCAGTCACACTGATCCGACCCGCAGATAAGCCGCGATGCAAGTCGAGGAAACTTTCGACTGCGATCCTGCTGACTGACACGTTTCTCAAGGGCGACAATGGGCTCTCTGAGGTGCAAGAGGTGAAGAGGTTTTGA
- a CDS encoding S8 family serine peptidase yields MRKYVIVRKPDATRGGGGSRGLETLGVERPSPIAYERLTERDAASIAADPEVEAVAPAMPTKLIRPLAADGSLTTQAWGLDAVGARLSGFTGQGVTVAILDTGIDASHPAFKDMELEQRDFSGDGDGDRQGHGTHCAGTVFGRDVDGIRIGVAPGIQRALIGKVLGDTGGGDAEMILDGINWALSRGANVISMSLGFDFPGMVASWLKEDWPPELATSNALEAFRVNLRAFDAVMNLTKARGGLGGGALIVAASGNESRRQDHPNWRIAASLPAAADDVISVAAVGQDGDRLSVASFSNSRALVSAPGVDIVSARAGGGLIALSGTSMACPHVAGVAALWWEAIQRGGRTPSPTNVRAALIDKALRDELEDYAEIDFGQGLVSAP; encoded by the coding sequence ATGCGCAAGTACGTCATCGTTCGAAAACCTGACGCCACGCGGGGCGGCGGAGGATCTCGGGGGCTCGAGACGCTTGGAGTGGAACGGCCGAGCCCGATTGCCTACGAGCGACTTACGGAGCGGGATGCCGCCTCGATTGCTGCGGACCCCGAAGTGGAAGCCGTCGCTCCGGCCATGCCCACCAAGCTGATCCGGCCACTTGCCGCCGACGGTTCCCTGACGACCCAGGCTTGGGGTTTGGATGCTGTTGGTGCCCGACTTTCCGGATTCACCGGACAGGGAGTCACGGTTGCGATCCTCGACACTGGGATCGACGCCTCCCATCCGGCCTTCAAGGATATGGAGCTCGAACAACGGGACTTCAGCGGCGATGGCGACGGTGACAGGCAGGGCCACGGCACCCACTGCGCGGGAACGGTCTTCGGTCGTGATGTAGATGGAATTCGCATTGGAGTTGCACCCGGGATTCAACGCGCGCTCATCGGAAAGGTCCTTGGTGACACCGGCGGCGGCGATGCGGAGATGATCTTGGACGGGATCAACTGGGCGCTGTCGCGAGGAGCTAACGTCATATCGATGTCGCTGGGTTTTGACTTTCCTGGAATGGTCGCCAGTTGGCTCAAGGAAGACTGGCCTCCCGAACTGGCCACCTCCAATGCGCTTGAGGCCTTCAGAGTAAACCTGCGCGCTTTCGACGCCGTGATGAATTTGACGAAGGCTCGCGGCGGGCTTGGTGGTGGGGCGTTGATCGTAGCCGCGTCGGGAAATGAGAGCCGCCGCCAGGATCATCCCAACTGGCGCATCGCAGCGTCGCTTCCGGCAGCCGCGGACGACGTAATCTCAGTCGCGGCGGTCGGTCAGGATGGCGACCGTCTTTCGGTGGCGAGCTTCTCCAACAGCAGGGCGCTGGTCAGCGCTCCTGGAGTGGACATCGTCTCCGCTCGAGCAGGAGGTGGCCTGATCGCGCTCAGCGGCACGAGCATGGCGTGTCCCCACGTGGCTGGCGTGGCTGCATTATGGTGGGAGGCGATCCAAAGGGGTGGAAGGACGCCATCTCCCACGAACGTTCGCGCGGCACTTATCGACAAGGCCCTTCGAGACGAACTAGAGGACTACGCGGAGATCGATTTCGGGCAAGGCCTCGTCTCTGCTCCATGA
- a CDS encoding NAD(P)/FAD-dependent oxidoreductase: MYDVIVVGGSFAGLSAALQLARARQHVLVIDAALPRNRFADAAHGFLGQDGRAPFAIMRDAKSQLLRYPTVEILTGEAGSASAIKDGFAVGLGTGGERLARRLVLATGVADELPTIAGMRERWGATVLHCPYCHGYEMSDHPLGVIASHPLSAHQAILVPDWGPTTYFTQGEFEPEAADLQALTARGIIVERTPVVELLGEAPALSGVRLADGRFVQLAAVFTAPHTRPASPLADLLGCAHEGGPTGPYVKVDQWGATTVPGVWAAGDAAMPMHNATLASAAGVLAGVGAHQAAVRAAAP; the protein is encoded by the coding sequence ATGTACGACGTTATCGTGGTTGGTGGCAGCTTCGCGGGCCTGTCAGCAGCGCTCCAACTCGCGCGTGCACGCCAGCATGTTTTGGTGATCGACGCCGCGTTGCCCCGCAATCGCTTCGCCGACGCAGCGCACGGCTTTCTAGGGCAGGACGGACGCGCTCCTTTTGCAATCATGCGGGATGCCAAGAGCCAGCTCCTCCGCTACCCCACAGTGGAGATCCTGACCGGCGAGGCTGGCAGCGCTTCGGCGATCAAGGATGGCTTTGCGGTCGGGCTTGGCACGGGCGGCGAGCGCCTCGCCCGACGCCTTGTTCTGGCGACCGGTGTGGCCGACGAATTGCCGACAATCGCCGGGATGAGGGAGCGGTGGGGCGCAACCGTGCTTCATTGCCCCTATTGCCACGGATACGAGATGAGCGATCATCCACTCGGCGTCATTGCGTCCCATCCCCTGTCGGCTCATCAAGCCATCCTCGTTCCCGATTGGGGGCCGACCACCTATTTCACGCAGGGCGAGTTCGAGCCGGAGGCAGCTGATCTCCAGGCCCTAACCGCGCGGGGCATCATCGTCGAGCGAACACCCGTCGTCGAGCTGCTTGGCGAGGCACCCGCATTGAGCGGCGTGCGGCTGGCCGATGGACGCTTCGTACAGTTGGCGGCTGTATTTACGGCACCGCACACCAGACCCGCGTCGCCGCTCGCGGACCTACTCGGGTGCGCGCACGAGGGTGGGCCTACCGGCCCCTACGTCAAGGTCGACCAATGGGGCGCCACCACGGTACCCGGCGTCTGGGCGGCGGGTGATGCGGCCATGCCAATGCACAATGCCACGCTTGCCTCTGCCGCTGGCGTCTTGGCCGGCGTCGGGGCACATCAGGCGGCCGTGCGCGCTGCGGCACCATAG
- a CDS encoding chemotaxis protein CheR: MSAPTRTPSVQVAGAPDPLGRDDFTRLAKFIFDTAGIKMPLNKITMLESRLRRRVRATGTTTIAGYCDWLFANDNLAEETTFLINAITTNKTDFFRESHHFDYLCDTILPSMKAAGRDHVRVWSAGCSTGAEPYTIAMLLDAFASDRRGPNYGILATDIDTDVLAAARRGVFHADAINVVPPALRDRYVAFARASGRDEVRMVPDLRAAIGFARLNLMDAVYPVGDAMDLIFCRNVLIYFDRETQERVVRKLVARLRHGGHLFLGHAESIAGIDLPLLTVANTVFQRT, encoded by the coding sequence GTGAGTGCCCCGACCCGTACCCCGTCGGTGCAGGTGGCCGGCGCTCCCGATCCGCTCGGGCGCGACGACTTCACCCGTCTCGCCAAATTCATCTTTGATACCGCAGGCATCAAAATGCCGCTTAACAAGATCACGATGCTGGAAAGCCGCCTTCGCCGCCGGGTGCGCGCGACCGGGACCACCACGATCGCCGGCTATTGCGATTGGCTGTTCGCCAACGACAATCTGGCGGAGGAAACGACGTTCCTCATCAACGCGATCACGACCAACAAGACCGACTTCTTCCGTGAGTCGCACCATTTCGACTATCTTTGCGACACGATCCTGCCCTCAATGAAGGCGGCGGGCAGGGACCATGTTCGCGTGTGGAGCGCCGGCTGTTCGACCGGAGCAGAGCCCTACACCATCGCGATGCTTCTCGACGCGTTCGCCAGCGACCGGCGTGGGCCGAACTATGGCATCCTGGCCACCGACATCGATACGGACGTGCTGGCGGCGGCGCGACGCGGCGTCTTCCACGCGGATGCGATCAACGTGGTGCCGCCAGCGCTGCGTGATCGATACGTCGCGTTCGCCCGCGCGAGCGGGCGTGACGAGGTGCGGATGGTCCCTGATCTGCGTGCCGCTATCGGGTTCGCGCGGCTCAACCTGATGGACGCCGTCTATCCGGTCGGCGACGCGATGGACCTGATCTTCTGTCGGAACGTGCTGATCTATTTCGACCGCGAGACGCAGGAGCGCGTCGTGCGCAAGCTCGTCGCCCGGCTGCGGCACGGTGGGCACCTGTTTCTGGGCCATGCCGAATCGATCGCCGGGATTGACCTTCCGCTCCTCACGGTGGCGAACACCGTCTTCCAGCGGACCTGA
- a CDS encoding alginate export family protein, which translates to MPTIADPRRMVGRGSLFCALMLTPAGAAWAQETSVTPIANVRLRFEAISQDGIPRNADALTVRARPGVIVKRDAVSAVVEGEATIALDRRFNDGFNGRSNLPLIPDADNFELNRLALRYDGAYGSITAGRQLIELADQRFVGSSSFRQNQQTFDSVRLQAKPTPRLSVDVTYAWSVRTPMGRKGHGARPESIPGDNVFALLGYATPIGALTGFVYLIDQDDPAVQGYRLQNRNLGARLVGTRELSPELRLSYVASYAWQSNHHRNPNRYNANYYVGEVSLTRRALTGKVGYEVRGADDGRDFTSFQTPEGSALRFQGWAGRFAVTPPDGVRDLYAGISPSWNTHGIFEKVGIDLTGHRFESDRLIRHYGSELDLVASARIGAIAVMAGYADYRADRFATDFRRGWLSVEWSL; encoded by the coding sequence GTGCCGACTATCGCCGATCCCCGCCGCATGGTCGGCAGGGGCAGCCTGTTCTGCGCCCTGATGCTGACCCCTGCGGGCGCAGCCTGGGCGCAGGAAACCAGCGTCACGCCGATCGCCAACGTCCGTCTGCGCTTCGAAGCGATCAGTCAGGACGGCATCCCTAGGAACGCCGATGCGCTTACGGTGCGCGCCCGTCCGGGCGTCATAGTCAAGCGAGACGCGGTCAGCGCGGTGGTCGAGGGAGAAGCCACCATCGCTCTCGACCGGCGCTTCAACGACGGCTTCAACGGCCGTTCGAACCTCCCGCTCATACCGGATGCCGATAACTTCGAGCTGAATCGTCTCGCGCTCCGCTACGACGGCGCATACGGTTCCATCACTGCTGGCCGGCAACTGATCGAACTGGCCGACCAGCGTTTCGTGGGATCGTCGAGCTTCCGCCAGAACCAACAGACGTTCGACTCCGTTCGGCTGCAGGCGAAGCCGACACCGCGCCTTTCGGTCGACGTAACCTACGCCTGGAGCGTTCGGACTCCGATGGGTCGCAAGGGCCACGGCGCGCGACCTGAGTCGATCCCGGGGGACAATGTCTTCGCGCTACTCGGGTATGCCACGCCGATCGGAGCGCTGACCGGCTTCGTCTATCTCATCGATCAGGACGATCCCGCGGTGCAGGGCTATCGGCTGCAGAACCGGAACCTTGGTGCTCGTCTGGTGGGCACCCGAGAATTGTCGCCTGAGCTTCGGCTCTCCTACGTCGCCAGCTATGCATGGCAGAGCAACCATCATCGCAATCCGAATCGTTACAATGCGAATTACTACGTCGGCGAGGTCTCGCTGACGCGCCGGGCGCTGACCGGGAAGGTCGGGTACGAAGTGCGCGGCGCCGACGACGGACGCGATTTCACCAGCTTCCAGACGCCAGAAGGTTCGGCACTCCGGTTCCAAGGCTGGGCAGGCCGGTTCGCGGTCACTCCGCCCGACGGCGTCCGCGATCTTTACGCCGGGATCTCACCCTCCTGGAACACGCACGGGATATTCGAGAAGGTCGGCATCGACCTGACTGGCCATCGCTTCGAAAGCGACAGGCTGATCCGTCATTATGGAAGCGAACTCGACTTGGTGGCCTCGGCGCGGATCGGCGCGATAGCGGTGATGGCGGGCTATGCGGATTACCGTGCGGATCGCTTCGCCACCGATTTCCGACGTGGCTGGCTTTCCGTGGAGTGGAGCCTGTGA
- a CDS encoding response regulator gives MLACERTRVLIIDDNPSLRQVMIAILSTDQGTEVIAAAADPFAATRRIQSEVPDLITLDVEKPRMDGITFLRKLATQ, from the coding sequence ATGCTCGCATGCGAGAGAACCCGTGTCCTCATCATCGACGACAATCCCAGCCTCCGCCAAGTGATGATCGCGATCCTGTCCACCGATCAGGGCACCGAGGTGATCGCCGCCGCGGCGGATCCTTTCGCGGCCACGCGCCGCATCCAGAGCGAGGTGCCCGACTTAATCACGCTCGACGTAGAGAAGCCGCGGATGGACGGCATCACGTTCCTGCGCAAGCTGGCGACGCAATAA
- a CDS encoding S1/P1 nuclease, with the protein MRTFLAFCAAAGALSPSPAFAWGKTGHRVVGQIADAHLSSKARAAVKRILGTETMAEASNWPDFMKSDPAPFWQNTASAWHYVTIPAGKIYAEVGAPAEGDAVTALKRFSATLRDRKESAENKRMALRFIIHICGDLAQPLHSGNGTDRGGNGRKVTWFGKPTNLHSVWDSLLVDDEQLSFWELSTWLNARITPADLKAWSSADPAVWLADNVAVRDQIYPPAGDTALSYRYVYDNTPRLELQLEKGGVRLATYLNNLLR; encoded by the coding sequence ATGCGTACTTTCTTGGCCTTCTGCGCCGCCGCCGGCGCCCTTTCGCCCTCCCCCGCCTTTGCGTGGGGGAAAACCGGCCACCGCGTCGTCGGCCAGATCGCCGACGCGCATCTTAGCAGCAAGGCGCGCGCCGCGGTGAAGCGCATCCTCGGCACCGAAACGATGGCCGAGGCGTCGAACTGGCCCGACTTCATGAAGTCTGATCCCGCGCCGTTCTGGCAGAATACCGCCAGCGCATGGCATTACGTGACCATCCCAGCCGGCAAGATCTATGCCGAGGTCGGGGCGCCGGCGGAGGGCGACGCGGTCACCGCGCTGAAGCGGTTCAGCGCCACGCTGCGCGACCGCAAGGAGTCGGCCGAGAATAAGCGCATGGCGTTGCGCTTCATCATCCATATCTGCGGCGATCTCGCGCAGCCGCTCCACAGCGGCAACGGCACCGATCGCGGCGGCAACGGCCGCAAGGTGACGTGGTTCGGGAAGCCGACCAACCTGCACAGCGTCTGGGATTCGCTGCTGGTCGACGACGAGCAGCTGTCATTCTGGGAGCTGTCGACGTGGCTGAACGCGCGCATCACCCCCGCCGACTTGAAGGCGTGGTCGTCGGCCGATCCGGCGGTGTGGCTGGCCGACAATGTCGCGGTCCGCGATCAGATATACCCGCCGGCCGGCGACACGGCGCTCAGCTATCGCTACGTCTACGACAACACACCGCGGCTGGAGCTGCAGCTGGAGAAAGGCGGCGTGCGGCTGGCGACGTACCTTAACAATCTGCTGCGTTGA